Below is a window of Buchnera aphidicola (Pemphigus populi) DNA.
TCTTTGTCTATTTTATAAATAGAAGTACTAGATTAATAGTCTACACCATCATAGCAACAACAAAAAGTTGAAAATAATAAAATTTATATTAAAAATATGAATATTGGCTTCTTGAAGAGATGTATTACTTAAACTAATTGATAAAACCTATATGTAATATCTAACGGTAATTAACCAGCTTTTTTTAGCTATTTTAAAATTTTAATAATCTGTAATCCATTTATTTTTATGATATTTTAGTTAAATATTTGATTTAAAAAAAATCTTATTAACTGGAGAACTTCCTCCATATAAAAATTAAACGAATCACTAAATTTTATGAAACTCTATATCATTAATATATACCAAAAAAATTTATAAGCTCAATTATTTCTCTTCCTAAAACAATCGAAAATCTTTTACCAAGATGGGAATTAATATCAGGAATAATGTGAAACAACACTTAAACTCATTCAGTACCGATTTCTTGCATATAAAAATCTATTTTATTTTTTTAATCAATGATTCATTACCAATTAATATATTTAAAAATAAATAGAATATTTATATCATATATAAATATAGTAAATTAATCTACATTGACATTAAAATAATGTATATTATATTATGAATATTTGTATATAAAAATAATTTTTTAAAATAAAAAAATAAGAAAAAATATTTTTATTTTTTAATAAAAATATTTTTTATATGATGAATAGTAAATAAATTAAGAAAAAATAAATTTATATATTAAACCTTTTACTAATTCTTAAAATTTGTTTGATATTGGTTGCGGGAGCCGGATTTGAACCGACGACCTTCGGGTTATGAGCCCGACGAGCTACCAGACTGCTCCATCCCGCGTTCGTTAATATATTTACTATACTCTTCTATAATTATCATGCAACCTTTTTTTTTAAAAATCATAAAATTATTACTTAATCGTTTATTTTTTAATCAAAATATATATATTTTAAAAAAATAATTTTAATTAAAATTTTTTTTAATTATTAACTCATAAAATATTTTATGGGATGTTCACCCAAAAAAATATTTAAATAATATTTAAAATATAATATTTTTTAAAAAATTATACAAAAATATTAAAAATAACAAATACATTCATACTAAATTGAAATATATATAAAATATACAATATTTTAAAAAATAAAATCTTCATAAATTAAAGATATTTTATATTTAGAATATAAAAAATTAAAGACAAAAATAAAAATAAAAGATCATAGACTGAAATATAAATTTCATAAAAAACTTATAAATTATGAAAAAATAAAATATAATATTAAAGAATAACGCTAAAAATAATTTTTGTATATCTGTATAACAATAATATTAACCAATAGAAACGAAATAAAAATAAATAATTAAAATATAAAGTATAGAATATTATAGATAATATCTATATATTTTATGCTTTCAAAAAGTTAATAAATATTTTTATTAAGAATTGCTGTTCTTAAAAAATGTATATATCTGTCAATTATGCAATTCCATCATATCAAGATATCCTATTAATAAAATATTTTCTCTAAATAAATCAAATTTTTCATGACCAATATTAACCATATTAATTAATAATACTCAATATTAATCAACATTTTAAAGAAAAGTATATTAATCCAGAAATTGGAATAAGATCCTTTTAACCCACTAATCTTATAAAAATTATGAGTACATTTTAATATTCGAATTAAAATATTTATGAACTAAAATGGTAGATACTAAGTTTAAAACTATTAATAATATTATTCAATTTTTAATATTAATTAATTAGTTTAAAGATCAGTAAGCAACAAATAAATATTTTGTAAAAATTTATGTTATTATATTACTCATTATTGATAAACCAATATTTTTTAATAAGGATAAAAATGATATTCATAGAAGAAGGAGTAGTTTCTCAAGATTCATTGATAAGTATCATAATCTCACGTTTCAATGAATTTATTAACCAAAATCTATTGAACGGAGCAATTAATACCCTAAAAAGAATAGGGCAAATAAAAGAAAAAAATATTTCTATCATAAAAGTACCCGGTGCTTATGAATTAACACTAATTGCAAAAAATATAGCTAATTTAAAAAAATATGATGCTATTATCGCATTAGGAACTATAATAAAAGGTAATACTTCTCATTTCATGCATATAGCTCATGAAGTAAGTTCCGGTTTAGCAAGAATTAGTTTAGAAAATAACATTCCAATTTCTTTTGGTATTCTGACTACTGATAATATAGAACAAGCTATCGAAAGATCTGGAGCCAAAATGGGCAATAAAGGTATTGAAGCAGCATTATGTGCATTAGAAATGATAAATATAATTCAAACTATTAAGAAAATAATTTAAAAAAATCTATAACAAGTTATATTAAATATATATATTTTATTGGTATAAAAATAATATTTAAATATTATAACTAAAATTTTTAAAAAATATTATTAATGTATTTAATTAATTATTTTACCTCTTAAAATTTTTTAAAATATATCTATAATACATTGGAAATTATAAAAAATATTTTTATAAAAAATGTAATACCAGTAATTAAAGATAATTATGAAATTATTAAAATATCAAATAAAAAATAATTTATATTAGTACTAATACTCTTGTAGAAGTTATTTCTCTTTTACCTAATAATATTGCACCAAAATATTTAAGATATACAGCTATAGCTGTCAACCTTAGTGATTAATCTTCTACTGGTTCTCAATTTAAATAGATAACATTAAATTTAACCTTACTTAAAATTTGTACTATATGGTTAAAAAATTTTAATAATAGATTACCAGAAAATAATAAAAAATATACTATAAAACGAATAAGAGAAGATGCTACTCAAGGAGTATTCAATATTATAATACGTATTCTTGGATATAAAATTGTAAAGAATAAATTTTTTATAATAGAGAAAAATTGAAAAATTAATATAAGTTAAAGTAAATTAAAAACCATTTCTGTAGATTATATTTTTACAAAAAACATTTATTAACATAAAATATATAAATATTTAATAAAAAATGTTTGCATCATTATCCACGAATTTTATAAAGTATAGATTTAAAAACTATCGAAAACTCTGATATTGATATTTTTAATGCATTATTATGATATTTAAACCATATTGAATATGCAAGTCGATGTACAACTGATTTTATTTTAAATAAAATACCTATTTCTAATATGTTAAAAAAATTTACATTTTAAAAAATGTTCAAATTGGTCGTTAAAACAAGGGGGAAGAATTATGCTTTATAATACCTCAAAAAATATTTTCAATCGATGTTTTGGTAAAATAAAGTACCCTATACTTTCATCAAAACAATTAAGAAAAATAAAAAAACTTAATATATTTTAAAATTAAGAAAAATTAAATATTACTTTAATAAAGCATAATTACTTTAAAAAAAATAAAAATTACATTAATAGTTTTATTCCATTATTATTTTTTATAAAAAATTTCAAATTACCATAAAAATAGTATCTCAATTTTTCTCATAGTATTAATAAGGAATTATGCAAGATATTTTCTATATGAAAAAAGCTATAAATTTAGCTAAATTAGGAGAATTTACAACAGCACCTAATCCCAATGTTGGCTGTATTATCGTAAAAAATAATATTATTATTGGAACAGGATGGCATAAAAAACCAGGTGAATCTCATGCAGAAATACATGCTTTATCTATGGCAAAAGGAAAAACTAAAGGAGCTACTCTTTACGTAACTTTAGAACCTTGTAGTCATTTTGGACTGACGCCTCCTTGCTGTCTTTCACTAATTCAAGCAGGAATAATACGCGTAGTAATAGCCATTATAGATCCTAATCCAAAAGTATCTGGGAAAGGAATAAAATGGTTAAAAAAATCAGGAATATTAGTAAAAATAGGAGTTTTGTCCAAGGAAGCTAAAAATCTTAATCAAGGATTTCTTAAAAGAATGAAAACTGGATTACCATGGATTCAACTCAAATTAGGAGTTTCTCTTGATGGACGTTCTGCATTAAAAAATGGAAATAGTAAATGGATCACTTCTGCTGAATCTCGTAGAGATGTACAATATTTTAGAAAAAAATCTGGAGTAATATTAAGCAGTAGTCAAACAATATTAATTGATGATCCATTGTTAAATGTGCGAAATTGCACA
It encodes the following:
- the ribE gene encoding 6,7-dimethyl-8-ribityllumazine synthase; its protein translation is MIFIEEGVVSQDSLISIIISRFNEFINQNLLNGAINTLKRIGQIKEKNISIIKVPGAYELTLIAKNIANLKKYDAIIALGTIIKGNTSHFMHIAHEVSSGLARISLENNIPISFGILTTDNIEQAIERSGAKMGNKGIEAALCALEMINIIQTIKKII
- the ribD gene encoding bifunctional diaminohydroxyphosphoribosylaminopyrimidine deaminase/5-amino-6-(5-phosphoribosylamino)uracil reductase RibD produces the protein MQDIFYMKKAINLAKLGEFTTAPNPNVGCIIVKNNIIIGTGWHKKPGESHAEIHALSMAKGKTKGATLYVTLEPCSHFGLTPPCCLSLIQAGIIRVVIAIIDPNPKVSGKGIKWLKKSGILVKIGVLSKEAKNLNQGFLKRMKTGLPWIQLKLGVSLDGRSALKNGNSKWITSAESRRDVQYFRKKSGVILSSSQTILIDDPLLNVRNCTTKNFFLKLNKKIKQPIRVIIDSKNQVQPFHKCITSMGEIWLARLKKDRKIWPDNVSQLVMPKYNNQINLMKLFSYLGKHNINNVWIESGASLSGSLIKLNIIDELIIYMAPKLLGNHAKPLCLLENYLDLKKVPKFIFKDVTKIGPDIRFILKMQKK